A genomic window from Gossypium hirsutum isolate 1008001.06 chromosome D10, Gossypium_hirsutum_v2.1, whole genome shotgun sequence includes:
- the LOC107915931 gene encoding major strawberry allergen Fra a 1.04, whose product MGVITYDFEVTSPISPARLFKALVLEGDKVYPRAAPHAIKSVELQEDGKLGSIVKINFVEGLPFQYVKHKIEGHDKDNFSYNYSLIEGGPLGDKIEKISYENKFVAAADGETVCKSLMKFYTVGDYVITEDEIKAHIGRTEGVYKAIEAYLLANPHVCN is encoded by the exons ATGGGTGTTATCACTTATGACTTTGAGGTAACTTCCCCAATCTCTCCAGCTAGGCTTTTCAAAGCCCTTGTTCTTGAAGGTGATAAGGTTTATCCCAGAGCTGCCCCTCATGCAATCAAGAGTGTTGAGCTCCAAGAAGATGGTAAGCTCGGAAGTATCGTGAAGATAAACTTTGTTGAAG GCCTTCCATTCCAgtatgtgaagcacaagattgaaGGACATGACAAAGACAATTTTTCATACAACTACAGTTTGATCGAAGGTGGACCTTTGGGGGACAAGATTGAGAAAATCAGCTACGAGAATAAGTTCGTGGCAGCTGCAGATGGAGAAACCGTTTGCAAGAGCTTAATGAAATTTTACACCGTTGGCGACTATGTAATCACTGAAGATGAAATCAAAGCTCACATTGGAAGGACCGAGGGAGTTTACAAAGCTATTGAAGCTTACCTCTTAGCTAATCCTCATGTTTGCAACTAA
- the LOC107915624 gene encoding uncharacterized protein → MSNYAKVIKEFLSKKRRFGEFKIVALTTECSLFLQIKLPPKLKDLGSFTIPCKIGESYCGKALCNLGSSINLMPTSVFRRLGIGKARLTIVTLQLADQSLAYPEGKIENVLILKQPIILRKPFMASGRTIINVQKSELTVRVQDEQVTLNVLKAIRSPDEVKDCFTVSKEDSLVVAKLEYNDPLEGISSDSPHQDKDDTCLEPNSKGFSSKFQFKSFELTSHEYKQPKPSREELLELDLIDLKRSLDTGK, encoded by the exons ATGTCAAACTATGCGAAAGTTATAAAGGAATTTCTGTCTAAAAAGAGAAGGTTTGGGGAATTTAAAATTGTAGCCTTGACTACAGAATGTAGCCTATTTTTACAAATCAAGTTGCCTCCTAAGTTGAAGGATCTAGGAAGTTTCACTATACCTTGCAAAATTGGAGAATCCTATTGTGGTAAGGCTTTGTGTAATCTAGGatcaagtatcaacttgatgcctacgTCTGTGTTTAGACGATTAGGTATTGGTAAGGCCAGGCTGACTATAGTTACACTCCAACTAGCAGATCAATCTTTGGCATACCCAGAAGGAAAGATCGAGAATGTCTTG ATTTTGAAGCAGCCAATCATCCTAAGAAAGCCTTTCATGGCATCAGGTAGGACGATAATCAATGTACAGAAAAGTGAACTCACCGTGCGAGTTCAAGATGAACAAGTGACTCTTAATGTACTCAAGGCCATAAGATCTCCTGATGAGGTTAAAGATTGTTTTACTGTCTCCAAGGAAGATTCACTGGTTGTTGCAAAATTAGAATACAATGACCCATTGGAAGGTATTTCATCTGACTCTCCACATCAAGATAAGGATGATACATGTTTGGAACCTAACTCAAAAGGATTCAGTTCAAAATTTCAGTTCAAATCATTCGAGCTAACATCACATGAGTACAAGCAACCCAAACCATCAAGAGAAGAGCTACTTGAGTTAGATTTAATAGATCTGAAAAGGTCATTAGATACTGGAAAATGA